The DNA segment CCTTCGAGCGGCCGTTCGAGGTGACCCTGTCCGCGTGGTTCCTCCCCGCGAGCCCCGGCGACGGCGAGCCGTGCGCGGTGCCCGGGCTCATGGACGTGCCGCTCAGCCCGCAGATCGTCTCGACCTCGTCCTACCCCGTCCCGAAGCTCGAGCCCGCTCCGTGGAACTCGTTCCATCAGACGGTCTACGTCGCCACCATCGTGCCGGCGCGGCAGCTCGTGCCGCACCCCCCCGGCGAGGAGACCGGCGGCGGCTATTTCTGGGCCGACCTGCCCGAGTCGTTCCGGCGGCGCGTCACCGACGGCTTCGAGCCGTTCACGTTCGCGAGCCTGTTCCGGCAGCAGCTCCGGGTCGAGATCAAGCTCAGCGAGGCGGGCAGGACGGTCTCCTCCGAGTCGACGGACATCGAGATCTTCGACACCGGCCGCTTCGGCTCGCTCTACGCGCGCCTGCTCGACCGGCTCGTCAAGGCGGACACGGAGATCCAGCAGCGGGCGCTCGGGATCGACGAGCTCCACGTCGGCTATCACCCGTGGTTCCCGGTGCTGACCATCGGCATGGACAAGGCGCTCCTGTACCTCCGGGCCATCCATCAGGACCTCGAGCAGCACCGGCGCAACCTCCCCGACCCCCGCTGGCTGCTCAGGGTGGGCCTCTACCTCGAGCTGCTCACGTGCCTCGGCATCTTCGAGGCCGTGAAGCACGACTACCCGGACATGCTCTCGCCGGGGGAGCGCGAGGCCTTCGAGGAGGGCGCGGCGTTCGCGCCGATCCGCGCGTCGATCGACGTCGCGGCGTGGGCGCAGGTCTGGGACATGCGGCACATCGCGCCGCGCGCGGCCGGCTTCTTCGCCGCCGGGCCCGTGAGCCTGACGAACCTGATGCGCAAGCAGAAGGCCACGCTCGCCTTCCTGCACGCCCACCACGCGGACCTGCAGAAGGCGATCGAGCTCGCGGGCCCCAACCTGTGGAACGCGCAGGAGACGTGGCACCGGGTGTTCCGCGACGCGGAGCGGGCCGTCCTCAAGAACAACGTGCTCGCGTTCCCGGAGCTCGCGCACCTCGATCCGCGGTGGCGCGACTTCGCGCTCTGGCACCAGCGGGGGGACATGCGGCTGTTCGGCCTCAGCCTGATGCCCGAGGCGCTGACGGGGCTCTTCGGCGATCAAGATGGCATCTTCCCCGCGGCGTGCCGGCAGTACCGGAAGTCGATGAACGACGTCGCCCGGTGGGCCGCCGAGCGGAGCCTCATGGACTACACGGGCGACGAGTGCATCCCGCGGAACGCGAGCCTCCTCGAGGCGTACATGGAGAAGAACCCGTCGCACCTCGCCGCGCTGCAGCGGCGCGACGGCCACGGGGCCGCGGCGTCGATCGAGCTCGAGGAGCCGAGCAAGGTGACGCGCGAGGCGAGCGCCGAGGACCTCATGACGCTGCTCCGGCGGACGCCGGTCTTCAAGCCGCTGCTCGATCGCGAGCTCCGCAAGCTCGCCACGAAGGCGCGCCGGATCGAGTACGGCCCGCTCGACCGGATCGTGCTGCAGGGGCAGCGGGACTCGTCGATGTTCGTCGTCGCGTCCGGCGCCGTCGAGGTCCTGGTGCGGCACCCCGACGGGCAGGACTCGACGGTCGCCGCGCTCGAGAAGGGCGCCGTCTTCGGGGAGTTCGCGCTGCTCACGGGCGAGGAGCGCACCGCGACGGTGCGCGCCGTCGACGAGGTGGTGCTCTACCAGATCACGAAGGAGGCCCTGCAGCCGATCATCGAGGCGCGCCCGCAGCTCGTGATCGAGCTGAGCCTGCTCATGGCGTCGCGCCAGGCCCACCTGCGCGACGCGGCCGAGCGCTACCTCGAGGCCGAGGAGAAGGTGCGGAGCCTCGCCGGGCGCATCCGGCGGTTCGTCCTCGGCTGAGCGCGCTCAGCCCTTCGTGGCTGGCCTCGCGCTCGGCGCTTCGTGGCTGGCCTCGCGCTCGGCGCTTCGTGGCCAGCCGGCGTCGCTCGGCCCCTCGCGCTCAGCCCTTCAGGAGCCACGCGACGGCGTCGGCCTCCGCGGTGAAGAACGAGTACTCGGGCAGCCCCATGGCGGCCGACAGGCGGGAGATCTGCATCTTCGAGAGCGCGCTGTTCACGAGGTTCGCCGCCTTGCGCATGCCGTGCTCGACGGCGTAGGCCATGGTCTGCTCGACGTACGGGCTCACCTCGGGCTTCTGCGGGGGGAAGTCCGCGATATCGGCGAGCACGTACCAGGGCTTCCCGAGGTTGAGCAGCGTCGAGGCCTTCTGGCGAAACTCGTCGAGGTACGCCTTGCCCTCGTCGATGTCCCAGAACCCCCACACCTTCACGTGGAGGACCCCCGTCGACGTGTCGGGCCTGACGTTGAACCGCCGCTGCGCGGCGCGCTCGCGCCGCGACGTGAGCTCGGATCTCCTCAGCGGCTCGCTCCCGGAGAGGCCCGTCCGGCCCGGCGGGTCCAGGGGCGACGTCCGGGGTCGGGTCTCCGCGAACTTCGAGGCGGCCGACGGAGCGGGCGGCGCGGACGACGAGGGAGGGACGGAGCGCGAGGGTGGATTGGGTGGCGGCGTAACGGAGCGCGGGGGAGGGCTGGAGTACGAGGCGGGACCGGGGCGTGAGGGAGGCGTCTTCGACGACAGCTCCGGCACGGTGACGGTCGGCACCTCGGCGAAGCCCTTCGCCGTGCCGGGCTTCGAGGGCAGCGTCGGGTCGGTCGGGCTCGGGTTCGCGCTCGGCGCGGGCGCCGCCGGCTCCGGCAGGAGGATGACGCGCGAGGCCCGCGGGATGGCGACGTCGAGCGCGGCGGCGAGCGCGCTGACCGCGATGGACGCGCGCTCGAAGCGGTCCTCGGGCTTGAGCGCCGTCGCCTTGAGGAACCAGCCGTCGAACTCCGTCGGCAGCGCCGCCGAGGACCGCCGCGCCGCGCGCGCGCTGGGCGCTTCCATCGCGCCGCGCAGGAGCTCCCCCGCCAGCATGTAGGGGGACGCGGTCGCCTCGGCCTCCTGGGACCAGTACGACTCGCCGACGAGGAGCGCGTACGCGACGTGCCCGAGCGCGTAGATGTCGGCGCGCGGGCCGACGTTGCGCTCGGCGCGGATCTGCTCCGGCGCCATGTACACGGGCGTGCCGAGCATCTGCCGCGTCAGCGTGGAGGCGTTGTGCTGCTCGATGACCTTGGCGATCCCGAAGTCGAGGATCTTCACGCACGGCGAGCCGTCGTCGCGGACGGTGACGAACAGGTTGTCGGGCTTGAGGTCGCGGTGGACGATGCTCGCCGCGTGCGTCTTGTCGAGCGCGAGCGCGGCCTGGAACAGGTAGAGCGCGACGTCCTCGGCGGGGAGGGCGCCGCGCTTCTTGACGAGGCTGCCGAGCTCCTCGCCGCGGAGCAGCTCCATGACGAGGAACGGGGTGCCGGTCTCGTCGTCGACCCCGGCGTCCGAGGTCCTGACGATGTGGTCGCTCTCGATGACGCCGGTAATGCGGGCCTCGAGGGCGAAGCGGGCGCGCAGCTCCTCGCTGTCGAGCAGGCTGGGCAGCATCACCTTGAGCGCGCGGCGCGTCGCGGTGACGTCGTCCATCACCTCGTACACGGCGCCCATGCCGCCCGCCTTGATGACGCGCAGCACCTGGTAACGGTTGCGAAACCGCGTATTCGGCTGCAACAGGCCGGGCGAGGAGCTCATCCTGCGGCCCTCGGTTCAGGCATGGTTTGCACCACGCTACCAGCGCCGCTTCCCGCGTCGCAAGGCGGTCGGGTGAGGAACGTGTTCAGCGCAGGATCGCGCCTCCGCCGGCGGCCTCGCCGCCGGATCGAGCGGCGCTGTCGAGGAGCGGCTCCAGCGCGCTCCAGAGCGAGCGGACGTCCTGGAAGCGTTCCTCGGGGGCCACGGCGAGCGCCCGCGCGACCCAGGCGTCCACCTCGGGGAGCAGGTCGGGCCGGAAGGCGTGCAGGCTCGGCCGCGGGCCGCGAGCGGCGGCGAGCAGGATGTCGACCCGGCTCGCGCCGGCGAACGGCAGGCGCCCCGCGAGCGCGCGGAAGAGCACCGCGCCGAGCGAATAGATGTCGATCCGGTGGTCGATCTCCTGGGGCCGGCCCTTCCATACCTCGGGCGCGATGTAGCTGGGCGAGCCGGGGATCGCGCCTTCGCGGGTGAGGGGGTCGGCCTGCATGACCTTGACAAGACCGAAATCGAGCAAGCGCACGCGCCCGCGCGCCGCTGCGCCGGCGTGGCCCTGCGCGCCGTCGCCCGTGACGGGGAGCTGCGCGCCGGCGGGGGGCGATGGATGGGCGGCGCGGGCCGGCGCGCTCCCGGGGTGAGGGGAGGTGGAGGAAGGAGCGCCCGTGTCGTCGTCGAGGACGAAGATGTTCGCTGGCTTCAGATCGCGGTGGACGATGCCGCGCGCGTGCGCGGCGTCGAGGGTGTCGATGATCGGGCGGAACAGCTCGCGGATCTCGTCGAGCGGGAGCCGCTGGTTCCGCGCTTCCAGCCGGCGCAGCGTCGTCTCGAGATCGCTGCCCTTCAGGAACTCCATGACGATGTAGAGCGTGCCGTTGGCCGCCTCGCTGAACGCGAAGACGTGGGTCGCGCTGGTGCCGGCCAGCTCCCCCATGGCGCGGGCCTCGCGCCGCAGGCGGGTCTTCAAGGCGGCATCGCTGGCGAACTCGGGCCTCAGGTACTTGACGGCGACGTGCGTGCCCGTCTCCTGGTCCAGGGCGCGGTAGACCACGCCCTGGCCTCCCTGACCGACCACCTCGATCAGCTTGTACCGGCCGTCGATCACGTCGTCGATGTCGTGGTCCATCGGCAAGCCCTCGGTGTTCGAGCGCGCTGCGTCAGCGTGCCGCACAGCGAGCCCAGGTTGTAGCCGCTCCGGCGCGCTGGCGGTAGGGACGGTTCGGCGCCGACCCGATCCGCCGGCCGGGGGCGGACCCGAGGCGGGAGGAGCGGGGAAGCGCGAGCGCCCGGGGACGCGGTCCGTGGGAAGGAGCCTGTGGGCGGAAGACGCCTTCGGCGAGTGAGCCTGCGGGGAGTGAGCGTACGGCCAAGCACGCTGGGAGGAAGCGCGACCGTGCTCGGGAGGGAGAACGCGCCGAGGGGAAGGCGAATGCGACAGGGACGTCACGGATCGGGTTCAGGCGACATCCTAGGAGTGACGGAAATTGCCTGATGATTGACTCCACTCATCCCGACGCAGCGACGAATTTGGTTGGTTTGCCGACCCTGAGATCCCGTGTAGAGTGGCGCCCATCCTCGTATGAGATCTGTCCGACAGAACAGCGACCTTCCCCAGGCGAACGGTGCGGTTCCGGTCGCGCTCGACGTGCAGCCGGCCAGGCCCGGCGCGCAGGAGCAGGAGCTGGAGGAGGAGTGGACCTATGAGGTCGCTCACCACGACGCGCCGTCGGATCTCACGCATGTTGTCGGGGAGAACCTTCGGCGGCTGCGCACGCGGCGCGGCCTCTCGCTGGAGCGGCTCTCGAAGATCTCCGGCGTGAGCCGTGCGATGCTCGGCCAGGTCGAGCTCGGCCGCAGCGCGCCCACGATCAACGTCGTCTGGAAGATCGCCCGCGCGCTCTGCGTGCCGTTCTCTGCGCTCGTCAGCGATCGCGCGGCGAGCGGCCCGATGCTGCTGCGCGGGGATCGGGCGAAGCGGCTGACATCGCACGACGGCAAGTTCACCTCGCGCGCGCTCTTCCCGTTCGACGCGCCTCGAACGGTCGAGTTTTACGAGCTGCACCTGGCCTCGCTCGGCGTCGAGAATGCCGATCCCCACCCGCCCGGGACGACCGAGAACATCGTGGTATGTCAGGGGACCGTTGAAATCAGCGTCGACGGACAGCGGTTTCTGCTCGCGACGGGCGACGCGCTCGTGTTCCAGGCGGATGTCCCGCACGTCTACCGCAACCCGGCGAACGTCGACTCGCTGATGTACCTGGTGATGACGTATTCGCTGTCGGCGCCCTGAGGCGCGGCGCTTTCCTCGCCGAGGGGCGGGGGAGGGCCGGGAGAGGAGGAGTGCCGGGGGAGGGGCGGAGCAGCCCGAGAACGCCGGCGAGCGTCGACGCCGCTGCTCCGAGGAGGGTTTGCGGCCGCGCTACTTCGTCATGGCGGGCGTGCACATCATCATGGGCATCCCGCCGCACATCATCATCATGGGCATCCCGGCCGACATCATCTTCGTCATGGCCTCGCAGCGCTCCTTCAGCATGTCCATCGACATGCCCTCGGGCGGCATCAATTTGCAGGTCATTCCGTCCTTCGTCATCTCACACGACATCTTGCACATCATCGGCATGCCCATGCCCATCATGCCTGGCATCATGCCCATCATGGGCATCATCGGCATGCCCATGCCCATCATGCCGGGCATCATTGGCATGCTCATGCCCATCATGCCTGGCATCATTGGCATGCTCATGCCCATCATGGGCATCATCGGCATGCCCATGCCCATCATGCCGGGCATCATGGATGCGCCAGCGGCCATCTCCGGCGTCGACATCATGGGGGACATCATCTGCGGCATCATGGGCATCTGCATTGCGGTGGTCATGGGGGCTCCTGTCGTCAGCGCTCGTTGCTTCCGGGAGCCGTTCTAGCCGGTCGGCGTGACGTCGCAACGCGTTAACACGGGCGCGTGTCGCTTTGCTCCAGTCTAGCGGAGGCGCCTCCACGGCGTTGGAGGCGCCGGCGCCCCGGGCGGACGAGTGTCCATGATAGTGACGGCCGCTCCGCCCGGGGCGCGCTGGGGCGGCGTCCAGGCGAGGCCGGGTTTGCGGCGGTCATGAGGGGTGAGGGGGCGACCAGCGGGGTCGTGCGAGCGTGAGCGGGATGGGCTCGGTCGGTTCCACCGACCATGATTCGGTCTCGTATGTCGACTCGCTGCTGAAGCCGAGCCTGACGTTATGCGCAGTCATGTCGGCCCATACAGAGCCGCGGTGCCCTCCGGCGCGAGCGAGCAGGGCTTCTGTGCATCTTGCTTCACCCTTGACGGGCGTGACGCTTTGATGCCTCATACGCCACCATGCGCCGCGCTCCGCCTTCTCCGTCCCTCGTCCGCGCCACACGCGTGCTCGCCCTCGGTGCCCTCCTGGGCACCGCGTCGTGCGCCCAGGTCCTGGGCCTCGGCGAGTTCGAGGATTGCGACGAAGATTCCTGCTCAGGAGTGCTCTGGGCGAAGAGCTTCGATAGCCATGAGTTGGTCTTTCCAGAGAGCGCTGGGCTCGACTCGAAGGGAAATGTTCTTCTCTCAGGAGTCTTTCGAGGTACCACTGATTTCGGCGGTCCGCCACTGATATCGTCTCAATTCGCTTTCTTTCTCACCAAGCTGAAGCCGGACGGTAGCCACGGCTTCAGCCGGTGGCTGCGGCTGAAAGTCTTGGATGGTGCGTTGGGATCGCGTCTTTCGGTGCTGCCTGACGATAGCGTCGTCTTGTCGGGCCTGTACGAGGAAGAGATCGAGCTTGATGCTGGCGAATCCATCACGGCGCCCACTCTCGACGAGAATGGTTGCTTCGTGGCCAGGTTCTCGTCAGACAACAAGTTGATCTGGGGGCGCAACTTGTTCACGGGGACGGGTCGCCTCGCTGTCCTGGATTCGACGGCTATGCCCGACGGTGACGTGGTCCTGGTCGGCTCTTTCAGGCGCGAGGTGAGCCTGGGTTCGTCGACCCTGACCACTGCATCCGAGGACGCCTTTGTCGTGAGGTTGGACGGCGAGACGGGCAATCCGCTATGGAGCTTTCAGTTGGGCGACCCTGAATACACCACGGCGACGACGAGCCTCGAGGCCAAGGCGGTGGCGGTGGATCCTGCCGGTAATATCGTTGTGGGGGGCCGGTTCACGGGATTCACCGACTTCGGCTTCGACAGAAGCATCGGCCCGAGCCCGTCGGGGGCTGGAGCTTTCATGCTCAAGCTCTCGTCCACGGGGGAGCGAGATTGGACTGTTGGCCTCCTGGGAGAGGGGCGTGCCTGGGTGACTGACATCGACGTCGATGGGCGTGGAGATATCCTCGCGGCTGGCGCTCTCGCAGGAGCGATCGCCATCCATGCCCATGGCGTCCGAGGCGCCCACGAGACCAGCGGGCCAGAGGACTCGGATATCCTGCTCGTGAAGCTCTCGTCCGCGGGGAATCACCTGTGGTCATTGCGATTCGGCGATGATTCGTCCCAGTTGGGTGTAGAACCGAAGTCAGGTATTTTTGGTTCGGACGTCGAGTCTCTTTCACCTTTTGGGGTTCACGTCGCCGCCGACACTTCTGGAGACATCGTGCTCGGCGCCGGGGCCGCAGGCGCCGTCGACTTCGGGGGCGGGCTGCTCGGCGGCAGACAGGAGCGCGACTGGACTGTCGCGAAGCTGAGCGCTGGCGGAGCGCACCTCTGGAGCAGGCGTTTCGGTGATGCTGCGACAGGGCAAGCGGTGGTTGGCATCGACACGGATCCCGGGACGAACGCCGTCGTGGTCGTCGGGCTCAACGACGGAACGCTGGATTTTGGCAATGAGATGAGGGTCGTGGCGCCGGGAGAGTTCAGCGCTGTCGTGACGAAGATCGACCTGGGACGGGTTGGGAGATAGCTTCTCCAACTCAGCGGCGCTGGTCAGTTGATCTGCAGGTTCGCGGCGGCCTTGCCGTCCTGTCCCGCGCCCGCGGCGCCGCCGCTCGGGGTCGTGCCGCCGGTGCCGCCGTATCCGGGGGCGCCGGTCGAGCAGCTGTTGCCTCCGAACGTGAAGCTGACGCTCGCGGCTCGCGCCAGGCAGGCGCTCGGGCCGCCGCCGCCGCCCGCGCCCGGGCCGCCGTCGCCACCAGGACCACCTTTGCCGCCGACGCCGCCGTTGCCGGCGTCATCAGGACCGGGGCCGCCCGGGCCGCCGTTCCCCCCGAGCTGCGGCGCTCCGCCGTTGCCGCCGCGGCCGCCGTTCCCTCCCTTTCCGGTCGTGATCTCGTTGCGAGAGACGACCACCCGTCCGGCCGCCGCGAAGACGCCAAAGCTCCCGCCTCCACCGCGGCCAGCCGTGCCGCTGCGGCCGCCGAGCCCGCCGCATCCGCCGCTACCGCCGCCCCCGCCGCGATCATCAGGGCCTACCTCGCAGGAGCCGCCACCGCCGCCGCCCGCGCCGCCGCCGCCGCCGCCGTTGATTCCCGGTTGCCCGTTGGTGCCGTTCGCAGGCTGGTAGATACCCGAGGCGATGCTGCCGAGATTCGCGCCCCCCGTCCCCGGCGTCCCCTGCGACCCCGCCATGCCCGGCGTGCCATCGTGTCCTGCCGACCGGGTCCTGAAGCAGCGCAACGGGGCGCCGCCCGCGCCGCCCTCCGCGCCCCGGCTGCCCGGATGGCCGGCCGCTCCGTTGTTCGAGCCATGCCCGCCATATCCACCTCTCCCGCCAGGCTCGTCGCAGGTGGGCGCCGGGCCGGCATTCCCGCGACCGCTGCAGTCGTTGCAGCCCTGCTCTCCCGCATTCCCCGAGGTCGCCGTCCCCGCCGCGTGCGCCGCCCCGTTCGTCCCCGCGGCGCCGGCCTGGCCCTCCTCCACGTTGATCTGGTTGAACCGCACGAAGAGATCCGCCGTCCCCCCGCCGAGGCGCACTCCATAGGTGCTCGCGCCGGCCGACGACGGGCTCAGCGCCTCTATCGAGATGCCCTCGATGTGCGTCGGCTGCGCGATCGACGGCGCATGGAACACCGTGCCTGTCGCGCTCACGGTGGTGGTCACCGAGCTCGTCCTCCGGAACTTGAAGTCAGCGTTGTTGTGATCGAACCCACCGTAGATGCTGATGCCGGACACGACCGTGACCGCCTCCTGGTACAGCTCGCCCGACAGGCAGACCGCCGGGACCCCGCCCGCTTGCGCCACCTGGATGGCCTTGGCGATCGTCTCCACCGGCGCGTTGCGCGTCCCGATGCTGGCGTCGTCCCCGGTGCTCGCCGAGACGTAGATACACTGCTCCACGAGCCCGTCGCCGCCATCGCAGTTGTCATCGATGAACTCGGCGTCGATCGGATCCTCGCCCGCCGCACCCGCCGCGGTCGGCGTACACGCGTATTCACAGCCGCACTCGCCCGTGAGGAGATTGCCGTCCAGGTCGTGTGTGCCCGGCAAGCATCCCAGCGCGCACGCATCCGTGACCCCACCGCCGCCCCCGCCCGCCTCTTCGCTGCCCC comes from the Sorangium aterium genome and includes:
- a CDS encoding PE-PGRS family protein codes for the protein MRAQFFIETASLLALLSALGCAESSSIDGPIGPVSGTGGGSGAGGESSASSSATASSSSSAAATSGSGGGEGGSGRGEGGSGGGEGGSGGEGGSEEAGGGGGGVTDACALGCLPGTHDLDGNLLTGECGCEYACTPTAAGAAGEDPIDAEFIDDNCDGGDGLVEQCIYVSASTGDDASIGTRNAPVETIAKAIQVAQAGGVPAVCLSGELYQEAVTVVSGISIYGGFDHNNADFKFRRTSSVTTTVSATGTVFHAPSIAQPTHIEGISIEALSPSSAGASTYGVRLGGGTADLFVRFNQINVEEGQAGAAGTNGAAHAAGTATSGNAGEQGCNDCSGRGNAGPAPTCDEPGGRGGYGGHGSNNGAAGHPGSRGAEGGAGGAPLRCFRTRSAGHDGTPGMAGSQGTPGTGGANLGSIASGIYQPANGTNGQPGINGGGGGGAGGGGGGSCEVGPDDRGGGGGSGGCGGLGGRSGTAGRGGGGSFGVFAAAGRVVVSRNEITTGKGGNGGRGGNGGAPQLGGNGGPGGPGPDDAGNGGVGGKGGPGGDGGPGAGGGGGPSACLARAASVSFTFGGNSCSTGAPGYGGTGGTTPSGGAAGAGQDGKAAANLQIN
- a CDS encoding serine/threonine-protein kinase, giving the protein MDHDIDDVIDGRYKLIEVVGQGGQGVVYRALDQETGTHVAVKYLRPEFASDAALKTRLRREARAMGELAGTSATHVFAFSEAANGTLYIVMEFLKGSDLETTLRRLEARNQRLPLDEIRELFRPIIDTLDAAHARGIVHRDLKPANIFVLDDDTGAPSSTSPHPGSAPARAAHPSPPAGAQLPVTGDGAQGHAGAAARGRVRLLDFGLVKVMQADPLTREGAIPGSPSYIAPEVWKGRPQEIDHRIDIYSLGAVLFRALAGRLPFAGASRVDILLAAARGPRPSLHAFRPDLLPEVDAWVARALAVAPEERFQDVRSLWSALEPLLDSAARSGGEAAGGGAILR
- a CDS encoding serine/threonine protein kinase; its protein translation is MSSSPGLLQPNTRFRNRYQVLRVIKAGGMGAVYEVMDDVTATRRALKVMLPSLLDSEELRARFALEARITGVIESDHIVRTSDAGVDDETGTPFLVMELLRGEELGSLVKKRGALPAEDVALYLFQAALALDKTHAASIVHRDLKPDNLFVTVRDDGSPCVKILDFGIAKVIEQHNASTLTRQMLGTPVYMAPEQIRAERNVGPRADIYALGHVAYALLVGESYWSQEAEATASPYMLAGELLRGAMEAPSARAARRSSAALPTEFDGWFLKATALKPEDRFERASIAVSALAAALDVAIPRASRVILLPEPAAPAPSANPSPTDPTLPSKPGTAKGFAEVPTVTVPELSSKTPPSRPGPASYSSPPPRSVTPPPNPPSRSVPPSSSAPPAPSAASKFAETRPRTSPLDPPGRTGLSGSEPLRRSELTSRRERAAQRRFNVRPDTSTGVLHVKVWGFWDIDEGKAYLDEFRQKASTLLNLGKPWYVLADIADFPPQKPEVSPYVEQTMAYAVEHGMRKAANLVNSALSKMQISRLSAAMGLPEYSFFTAEADAVAWLLKG
- a CDS encoding cyclic nucleotide-binding domain-containing protein, producing the protein MMTPKEFQRQFKRLLMSRVEGMDWEDKLARVRQYLRQLEARQSPEEESAELSPSLELIPFEPGKRPVDEALYPGHGCSERVGCINTSGDPSELGDEVWLLYRLRDLYAFVAPFERPFEVTLSAWFLPASPGDGEPCAVPGLMDVPLSPQIVSTSSYPVPKLEPAPWNSFHQTVYVATIVPARQLVPHPPGEETGGGYFWADLPESFRRRVTDGFEPFTFASLFRQQLRVEIKLSEAGRTVSSESTDIEIFDTGRFGSLYARLLDRLVKADTEIQQRALGIDELHVGYHPWFPVLTIGMDKALLYLRAIHQDLEQHRRNLPDPRWLLRVGLYLELLTCLGIFEAVKHDYPDMLSPGEREAFEEGAAFAPIRASIDVAAWAQVWDMRHIAPRAAGFFAAGPVSLTNLMRKQKATLAFLHAHHADLQKAIELAGPNLWNAQETWHRVFRDAERAVLKNNVLAFPELAHLDPRWRDFALWHQRGDMRLFGLSLMPEALTGLFGDQDGIFPAACRQYRKSMNDVARWAAERSLMDYTGDECIPRNASLLEAYMEKNPSHLAALQRRDGHGAAASIELEEPSKVTREASAEDLMTLLRRTPVFKPLLDRELRKLATKARRIEYGPLDRIVLQGQRDSSMFVVASGAVEVLVRHPDGQDSTVAALEKGAVFGEFALLTGEERTATVRAVDEVVLYQITKEALQPIIEARPQLVIELSLLMASRQAHLRDAAERYLEAEEKVRSLAGRIRRFVLG
- a CDS encoding helix-turn-helix domain-containing protein, which codes for MRSVRQNSDLPQANGAVPVALDVQPARPGAQEQELEEEWTYEVAHHDAPSDLTHVVGENLRRLRTRRGLSLERLSKISGVSRAMLGQVELGRSAPTINVVWKIARALCVPFSALVSDRAASGPMLLRGDRAKRLTSHDGKFTSRALFPFDAPRTVEFYELHLASLGVENADPHPPGTTENIVVCQGTVEISVDGQRFLLATGDALVFQADVPHVYRNPANVDSLMYLVMTYSLSAP